One window from the genome of Trabulsiella odontotermitis encodes:
- the barA gene encoding two-component sensor histidine kinase BarA, with amino-acid sequence MTNYSLRARMMILILAPTVLIGLLLSIFFVVHRYNDLQRQLEDAGASIIEPLAVSSEYGMNLQNRESIGQLISVLHRRHSDIVRAISVYDEQNRLFVTSNYQLDPSELRLPKGVPLPRSLSVSRHGDIMILRTPIVSESYSPDESPGAEAKPPLNMLGYVALELDLKSVRLQQYKEIFISSVMMLFCIGIALIFGWRLMRDVTGPIRNMVNTVDRIRRGQLDSRVEGFMLGELDMLKNGINSMAMSLAAYHEEMQHNVDQATSDLRETLEQMEIQNVELDLAKKRAQEAARIKSEFLANMSHELRTPLNGVIGFTRLTLKTDLTTTQRDHLNTIERSANNLLAIINDVLDFSKLEAGKLLLESIPFPLRSTLDEVVTLLAHSAHDKSLELTLNIKSDVPDNVIGDPLRLQQVITNLVGNAIKFTESGNIDVLVEKRAISNTKVQIEVQIRDTGIGIPERDQSRLFQAFRQADASISRRHGGTGLGLVITQKLVKEMGGDISFHSQPNRGSTFWFHINLDLNTNVVSDTVVMDSLAGKRLAYVEANAAAAQCTLDLLATTPLEVVYSPTFSALPQDHYDILLVAIPVSMRELNLHQERLEQACAMTDYLLLALPCHIQVNAEALKRNGAAACLLKPLTATRLLPALTEYCRLNQPVPPQLVDNSKLPMTVMAVDDNPANLKLIGALLEDQVQQVELCENGQQAIDRARQLQLDLILMDIQMPEMDGIRACELIRQLPHQQLTPVIAVTAHAMAGQKEKLLSAGMNDYLAKPIEESKLRSLLLRYKPGLATPVTAALPDLPEPPVNLNVTLDWQLALRQAAGKTDLAREMLQMLIAFLPEIRNKVEEQLVGENPEGLVDAIHKLHGSCGYSGVPRLKNLCHLIEGQLRSGTSADELEPEFLELLDEMDNVTREARKMIG; translated from the coding sequence ATGACCAACTACAGCCTGCGTGCTCGCATGATGATTCTGATCCTGGCGCCGACCGTACTGATTGGCTTGCTGCTCAGTATTTTCTTTGTCGTCCACCGCTATAACGATCTACAGCGTCAACTGGAAGACGCCGGAGCCAGTATTATTGAACCGCTCGCGGTGTCCAGCGAATACGGCATGAATCTGCAAAACCGCGAATCTATTGGTCAGCTCATCAGCGTTCTGCATCGCCGCCATTCGGACATTGTCCGGGCCATTTCGGTCTACGATGAACAGAACCGCCTGTTTGTCACGTCAAACTATCAGCTTGATCCCAGCGAACTCAGGTTGCCGAAAGGGGTGCCGTTGCCACGTAGCCTTAGCGTCTCACGACATGGCGATATCATGATCCTGCGAACACCGATCGTTTCGGAAAGTTATTCGCCAGATGAATCTCCCGGTGCAGAAGCTAAGCCGCCGTTGAATATGCTTGGTTATGTGGCGCTGGAGCTGGATCTCAAATCAGTGCGCCTGCAACAGTACAAAGAAATTTTTATCTCCAGCGTGATGATGCTGTTTTGTATCGGCATTGCGCTGATTTTCGGCTGGCGGCTGATGCGCGACGTCACTGGCCCGATCCGCAACATGGTGAACACCGTTGACCGCATCCGCCGTGGGCAGCTCGACAGCCGCGTGGAAGGCTTTATGCTCGGCGAGCTGGATATGCTGAAAAACGGCATTAACTCGATGGCGATGTCGCTCGCCGCTTACCATGAAGAGATGCAGCATAACGTCGATCAGGCGACATCTGACCTGCGCGAAACGCTGGAGCAGATGGAGATCCAGAACGTTGAACTGGATCTGGCGAAAAAGCGCGCCCAGGAAGCGGCGCGAATTAAATCCGAGTTTCTGGCGAACATGTCGCACGAGCTGCGCACGCCGCTCAATGGCGTAATCGGCTTTACCCGCCTGACGCTGAAAACCGATCTGACCACTACTCAGCGCGATCACCTGAATACCATCGAACGGTCGGCTAATAATTTGCTGGCGATTATTAACGACGTGCTCGACTTCTCGAAGCTGGAGGCCGGAAAACTGCTCCTCGAAAGCATTCCGTTCCCGTTGCGCAGCACGCTGGATGAAGTCGTCACGTTGCTGGCGCATTCGGCCCACGACAAGAGCCTGGAACTGACGCTGAATATCAAAAGCGACGTGCCGGATAACGTGATTGGCGATCCGCTGCGTCTGCAGCAGGTGATCACCAATCTGGTGGGTAACGCCATTAAATTTACCGAGAGCGGCAACATTGATGTGCTGGTGGAGAAACGCGCCATCAGCAATACCAAAGTGCAGATTGAAGTGCAGATCCGCGATACCGGCATCGGTATTCCTGAGCGCGACCAGTCGCGCCTGTTCCAGGCGTTCCGTCAGGCGGATGCCAGCATTTCGCGTCGCCATGGCGGCACCGGGCTCGGGCTGGTTATCACGCAAAAACTGGTAAAAGAGATGGGCGGGGATATCTCCTTCCACAGCCAGCCAAATCGCGGCTCAACCTTCTGGTTCCATATTAATCTCGACCTCAATACGAATGTGGTTTCTGATACGGTGGTGATGGACAGCCTGGCTGGCAAACGCCTTGCCTACGTTGAGGCTAACGCTGCCGCCGCGCAATGTACGCTGGATCTGCTGGCGACCACGCCGCTGGAAGTGGTTTACAGCCCGACCTTCTCCGCGCTGCCGCAGGATCATTACGACATTCTGCTGGTGGCGATCCCGGTATCGATGCGGGAACTGAACCTGCATCAGGAGAGGCTGGAACAGGCCTGTGCGATGACCGATTACCTGCTGCTGGCGCTGCCGTGCCATATCCAGGTCAATGCGGAAGCGCTCAAGCGTAACGGCGCGGCGGCCTGTCTGCTGAAACCGCTGACCGCAACGCGCCTGCTCCCGGCGTTAACCGAGTACTGCCGCCTGAACCAACCGGTGCCACCGCAACTGGTCGATAACAGCAAGCTGCCGATGACGGTGATGGCGGTGGATGATAACCCGGCCAACCTGAAACTGATTGGCGCGCTGCTGGAAGATCAGGTTCAGCAAGTAGAGCTATGCGAAAACGGGCAGCAGGCGATTGATCGCGCCAGACAGTTGCAGCTTGATCTCATTCTGATGGATATTCAGATGCCCGAAATGGACGGCATCCGCGCCTGCGAGCTGATCCGTCAGTTACCGCATCAGCAACTGACCCCGGTGATTGCCGTGACGGCGCATGCGATGGCAGGTCAAAAAGAGAAACTGCTCAGCGCCGGGATGAACGATTATCTGGCGAAGCCCATCGAAGAGAGCAAATTGCGGAGTCTGTTGCTGCGCTACAAACCCGGTCTGGCAACGCCGGTTACCGCGGCGCTACCGGATCTGCCGGAGCCGCCAGTTAACCTGAACGTCACCCTCGACTGGCAACTGGCGTTGCGTCAGGCGGCGGGTAAGACTGATCTGGCGCGCGAAATGCTGCAGATGCTCATCGCCTTCCTGCCGGAAATCCGTAACAAAGTGGAAGAACAACTGGTGGGGGAAAACCCGGAAGGGCTGGTGGATGCTATCCATAAACTACACGGCAGTTGCGGCTACAGCGGTGTGCCACGGCTGAAAAACTTGTGTCATCTGATTGAAGGCCAGTTGCGTAGCGGAACGTCGGCGGATGAACTCGAGCCTGAGTTTCTGGAACTGCTTGATGAGATGGATAACGTGACCCGCGAAGCGCGGAAGATGATTGGCTGA
- the rlmD gene encoding 23S rRNA (uracil(1939)-C(5))-methyltransferase RlmD: MAQFYSAKRRVTTREIITVTVNDLDPFGQGVARHNGKALFVNGLLPQESADITLTEDKKQYARGQVKRRLNDSPERETPRCPYFGVCGGCQQQHASVALQQRSKRAALQRMMKHEVDEVIAGTPWGYRRRARLSLNYQPKTQQLQMGFRKANASDIVDIRQCPVLVPRLGALLPALHDCLSNLKSARQLGHVELVLADNSPLMVLRHTVALPAADKEKLECFSHTHDVALYLAPQSETLERVTGEAPWYTSNGLRLTFSPRDFIQVNDGVNQKMVATALAWLDVQPDDRVLDLFCGMGNFTLPVAQRAAEVIGVEGVPALVDKGRENAVFNHLHNVTFFHENLEEDVTRQAWAKQGVDKVLLDPARAGAPGVMAHIIKLAPKRVVYVSCNPATLARDSDALLQAGYQIQRLAMLDMFPHTGHLESMVLFACE, translated from the coding sequence ATGGCGCAATTCTACTCTGCAAAACGACGCGTGACGACGCGTGAGATCATAACCGTGACAGTCAATGACCTCGATCCCTTCGGTCAGGGCGTTGCCCGACATAACGGAAAAGCGCTATTTGTGAATGGCTTACTGCCGCAGGAGAGCGCAGACATCACGCTCACCGAGGATAAGAAACAGTATGCCCGCGGTCAGGTCAAACGTCGACTCAATGATAGCCCGGAACGTGAAACCCCGCGCTGCCCGTACTTTGGCGTTTGCGGCGGCTGCCAGCAGCAGCACGCGTCTGTCGCCCTGCAACAGCGCAGCAAACGCGCCGCGCTACAGCGAATGATGAAACATGAGGTGGACGAGGTGATCGCCGGTACGCCGTGGGGCTATCGCCGTCGTGCGCGCCTGAGCTTGAATTATCAACCGAAGACCCAACAATTACAGATGGGTTTTCGCAAGGCGAACGCCAGCGATATCGTCGATATCCGGCAGTGCCCCGTTCTGGTGCCCCGTCTTGGGGCGTTGCTTCCGGCGTTGCACGATTGTCTGAGCAACCTGAAATCTGCGCGTCAGTTGGGGCATGTTGAGCTGGTGCTGGCGGACAACAGCCCGCTGATGGTGCTGCGCCATACGGTAGCGTTACCGGCGGCTGATAAAGAAAAACTGGAATGCTTTTCGCATACGCATGACGTTGCGCTGTATCTGGCACCGCAAAGCGAGACGCTCGAACGCGTCACTGGCGAGGCGCCCTGGTATACCTCAAACGGTCTACGCTTAACGTTCAGTCCGCGCGATTTCATTCAGGTGAATGATGGCGTGAACCAGAAAATGGTGGCGACGGCACTGGCCTGGCTGGATGTGCAGCCAGACGATCGCGTGCTTGACCTGTTTTGCGGTATGGGCAATTTTACGTTGCCTGTGGCGCAACGTGCAGCAGAAGTTATCGGCGTGGAAGGCGTTCCCGCGCTGGTGGATAAAGGGCGTGAAAACGCCGTATTCAATCATTTACACAATGTGACCTTCTTTCATGAGAATCTGGAGGAAGATGTCACTCGTCAGGCGTGGGCGAAACAGGGCGTTGATAAAGTGCTGCTCGACCCGGCCCGCGCCGGTGCACCAGGCGTAATGGCGCATATTATCAAACTTGCGCCGAAGCGCGTGGTCTATGTTTCATGTAATCCTGCGACGCTTGCGCGGGATAGCGACGCGTTGT